From Gaiellales bacterium, one genomic window encodes:
- a CDS encoding class D sortase — MSAEQERMLLLSPPDEGDEPEHALRRIAVGVSVLERGLAKPEQPQGTDDDLMMASLALSLERLARDAQPAAVTDDQRQRLAEAAGRIREVIDELAERERRRLNAVSAGAPAVPAPAPAAVGAGAVPAAPGAFARAAPEPAQLLRIAGTALVALSLAVALFIAYEFVYTGQLERRSQRVLLSTFQQRLAAGQFDAPDTPVENGPVAVVRIPAIGLEQVVVQGSSPEDLKQGPGHLPSSPLPGEFGNAVVVGHRLTYGGPFADIGRLAEGDTIDVLTGQGHFTYTVTGVAVVKPGEPDVVGPSSDSRLTLVTSASAFGSDRRAVTATLKGDPLAVATRPPAAASSDELGTSGDVAGLYLALIWLAALAGLTVGAVRAYRAWPRMAAHLVTTPPLLMLLYLVYQNLSRFLPGTL; from the coding sequence ATGAGCGCGGAGCAGGAGCGCATGCTGCTGCTGTCGCCGCCGGATGAGGGCGACGAGCCCGAGCACGCTCTGCGGCGCATCGCGGTGGGCGTGAGCGTGCTGGAGCGCGGGCTCGCGAAGCCCGAGCAGCCCCAGGGAACGGACGACGATCTGATGATGGCCAGCCTTGCGCTGTCGCTCGAGCGCCTCGCGCGCGACGCCCAGCCGGCGGCCGTGACCGACGACCAGCGTCAGCGGCTCGCGGAGGCTGCCGGGCGGATACGCGAGGTGATCGACGAGCTGGCCGAGCGCGAGCGGCGGCGGCTCAACGCCGTGAGCGCCGGCGCGCCGGCCGTCCCGGCTCCCGCTCCGGCCGCGGTAGGGGCAGGCGCGGTCCCCGCCGCGCCGGGGGCGTTCGCCCGCGCGGCGCCCGAGCCGGCGCAGCTGCTCCGCATCGCCGGCACCGCGCTCGTGGCGTTGAGCCTCGCGGTGGCGCTGTTCATCGCCTACGAGTTCGTCTACACCGGGCAGCTCGAGCGCCGCAGCCAGCGAGTGCTGCTGTCGACGTTCCAGCAGCGGCTGGCCGCCGGCCAGTTCGACGCACCCGACACACCGGTCGAGAATGGCCCCGTGGCGGTCGTGCGCATCCCGGCGATCGGGCTCGAACAGGTGGTCGTGCAGGGCAGCTCGCCCGAGGATCTGAAGCAGGGGCCCGGCCACCTGCCCAGCTCGCCGCTCCCGGGGGAGTTCGGCAACGCCGTCGTCGTCGGCCACCGGCTCACCTACGGCGGCCCGTTCGCGGACATCGGCCGGCTCGCCGAGGGTGACACGATCGACGTGCTGACGGGCCAGGGACACTTCACCTACACGGTCACGGGCGTGGCCGTGGTGAAGCCCGGTGAGCCCGACGTAGTCGGGCCGAGCAGCGACAGCCGGCTGACGCTGGTCACCTCGGCCTCCGCCTTCGGCAGCGACCGCCGGGCCGTGACCGCGACGCTGAAGGGAGACCCGCTTGCCGTCGCCACGCGGCCGCCGGCTGCCGCGTCGTCGGACGAGCTCGGGACGAGCGGCGACGTCGCGGGGCTGTACCTGGCGCTGATCTGGCTCGCGGCCCTCGCCGGCCTGACCGTCGGCGCCGTCCGAGCCTACCGTGCGTGGCCGCGGATGGCCGCGCACCTCGTGACCACGCCCCCGCTGCTCATGCTGCTCTACCTCGTGTACCAGAACCTCAGCCGGTTCCTTCCGGGGACGCTGTGA
- a CDS encoding phosphate ABC transporter substrate-binding protein PstS — protein sequence MRRAGILAALSAVLVLLPAGSASASGPTITGAGSTWVQIALDQWRADASRQGLSINYQGSGSTAGRQFFIINQVDFAASEIPFLPDEVNQLRQEHKSYQYLPDVAGGTAVMYNLRDASGHQVNNLRLSPSTVAKIFTGQISNWNDPAIKADNPGLALPNEHLQPVIRSDGSGTSAKLADYLAHEAASIWNPFAAANNLTLPVQFWPNWQGVVAVRGSDGMANYISNSSVGQGSIGYVEAGYVYEHSMVPAFIRNASGNYAAPSSVNVAVALKHATLNRDLTQNLLGVYNAPEANAYPLASYSYLITQTSGFSPAKGAVLGKWIIYIACAGQQEAAPLGYSPLSPNLVKAVFQAVRRIPGAPAPPPLTATACPNPTITGKGYGGSPGPTGTSSGGGTDVPSGSSTTPSSGKTSGKTAKGGSNVTDPAVSAALGQPAGLSVATLTDGQKRAAYVTALDEAKSLRRAAAPSTLVPVVVLLAILLGPLGMAARRRTPGGGIDA from the coding sequence GTGAGGCGGGCGGGCATCCTCGCGGCGCTGTCCGCCGTTCTGGTGCTCCTGCCCGCCGGCAGCGCGAGCGCCAGCGGGCCGACCATCACCGGGGCCGGCTCCACCTGGGTGCAGATCGCGCTCGACCAGTGGCGGGCCGATGCGTCGCGACAGGGCCTCAGCATCAACTACCAGGGCTCCGGCTCCACCGCAGGACGACAGTTCTTCATCATCAACCAGGTCGATTTCGCCGCGTCCGAGATCCCCTTCCTGCCCGACGAGGTGAACCAGCTGCGGCAGGAGCACAAGTCCTACCAGTACCTCCCCGACGTCGCCGGCGGCACCGCGGTCATGTACAACCTCCGTGACGCATCGGGGCACCAGGTCAACAACCTGCGGCTGTCACCCTCGACGGTCGCGAAGATCTTCACCGGGCAGATCTCGAACTGGAACGACCCGGCCATCAAGGCGGACAACCCCGGGCTGGCGCTCCCCAACGAACACCTCCAGCCCGTCATCCGGTCGGACGGCTCGGGGACGTCCGCCAAGCTGGCGGACTACCTCGCGCACGAGGCGGCGTCGATCTGGAACCCCTTCGCCGCGGCGAACAACCTGACCCTCCCGGTGCAGTTCTGGCCGAACTGGCAGGGCGTCGTCGCGGTGCGGGGATCCGACGGCATGGCGAACTACATCTCGAACAGCTCGGTGGGTCAGGGGAGCATCGGCTACGTCGAGGCGGGCTACGTCTACGAGCACTCGATGGTCCCGGCGTTCATCAGGAACGCGAGCGGCAACTACGCCGCCCCGTCGTCGGTCAACGTCGCGGTGGCCCTGAAGCATGCCACGCTGAACCGGGACCTCACCCAGAACCTTCTGGGCGTCTACAACGCTCCCGAGGCGAATGCCTATCCGCTCGCCAGCTACAGCTACCTGATCACCCAGACGAGCGGCTTCAGCCCGGCAAAGGGCGCGGTGCTCGGCAAGTGGATCATCTACATCGCCTGTGCAGGGCAGCAGGAGGCGGCTCCGCTTGGGTACTCGCCGCTCTCGCCGAACCTCGTCAAGGCGGTGTTCCAGGCCGTCCGGCGGATCCCGGGGGCGCCGGCGCCGCCACCCCTGACCGCTACCGCGTGCCCGAACCCCACGATCACGGGAAAGGGCTATGGCGGCAGCCCGGGGCCGACCGGCACCAGCAGCGGCGGAGGCACCGACGTGCCGAGCGGTTCCTCGACGACGCCGTCGAGCGGGAAGACGAGCGGGAAGACCGCGAAGGGCGGCTCCAACGTCACCGACCCGGCGGTGTCCGCGGCGCTCGGGCAGCCGGCCGGCCTCTCGGTGGCGACGCTGACGGACGGCCAGAAGCGCGCCGCCTACGTGACGGCGCTGGACGAGGCGAAGTCGCTGCGCCGTGCCGCCGCCCCGTCGACGCTGGTGCCGGTCGTGGTGCTGCTGGCGATCCTGCTGGGACCGCTCGGCATGGCCGCCCGCCGCCGCACGCCGGGAGGCGGCATCGATGCGTAG
- a CDS encoding substrate-binding domain-containing protein translates to MRRRRLLVVAPLAAGIFIALASNAIAGRHGVRDSVYGVGAVTVHPSTGLGDNQFVKITWRHVVPNQVVFFRQCTAHPTKVARDCTAIYSDPGFTNGHGSGTLYQHVSEGEVRSESGSTFHCDISRPCTLGVFSGSSLHPGILRPLHFARTPSGCPKPRGAALSGGGANQANHAMFDWGVQICQPPARLGVNYIPANSPDGMDNFVKGLNDFAVTGEPFSADQLSQLQSAGKSFSYAPVTASALVVAYKIFDQDPEHAAPGSQVTNLKLTPELVAKIFTGQISNWHTDPEINALNPGHVFPPLVRPLVRGDHSVANLEFTSWLSAEGGAGLPSDWPGAGTDYPLNYVTQNAGIVGGDALADAIADPVTVQNNNDYFSDGYIGFVDSSEAAYYGLPVARIQNAAGKFVKATPAAITAALHHAAKGSDGLLEPDYATKDPKAYPMPFVSYLTAPTSGISDATGTTLRGFLHYAVTAGRTRIPGGYLPLPKSLVAATEGIVDQIPGTTPVVGGGGGTGPGGGTDGGGAPYTGGITPPDLGTAPPPDPGDAPGGGKGAGGSSNGTATGLPSATLAASAGRLVLPSLIAIGGLGLIGGLMLLGASGTGGGGLAGTVRHAAGFWRWAR, encoded by the coding sequence ATGCGTAGGCGCCGCCTGCTCGTGGTCGCGCCGCTGGCGGCCGGCATCTTCATCGCTCTCGCGTCCAACGCGATCGCCGGGCGCCACGGCGTCCGCGACTCGGTGTACGGCGTCGGCGCCGTGACCGTGCATCCGTCGACGGGTCTCGGCGACAACCAGTTCGTCAAGATCACCTGGCGGCACGTCGTCCCGAACCAGGTGGTCTTCTTCCGCCAGTGCACCGCCCATCCGACCAAGGTCGCGCGCGACTGCACCGCGATCTACTCCGACCCCGGGTTCACGAACGGACACGGCTCCGGCACCCTCTACCAGCACGTCTCGGAGGGCGAGGTGCGAAGCGAGAGCGGATCGACGTTCCACTGTGACATCTCGCGCCCGTGCACGCTGGGGGTCTTCTCGGGGTCCTCGTTGCATCCGGGCATCCTGCGCCCGCTGCACTTCGCCCGGACGCCGAGCGGCTGCCCGAAGCCGCGCGGGGCCGCGCTCTCGGGCGGGGGTGCCAACCAGGCCAACCATGCCATGTTCGACTGGGGCGTCCAGATCTGTCAGCCGCCCGCGCGCCTCGGCGTCAACTACATCCCCGCGAACTCGCCGGACGGCATGGACAACTTCGTCAAGGGGCTGAACGACTTCGCGGTGACGGGCGAGCCGTTCAGCGCGGATCAGCTCTCGCAGCTGCAGTCGGCAGGCAAGAGCTTCTCCTATGCGCCGGTGACGGCGTCCGCGCTCGTGGTGGCCTACAAGATATTCGACCAGGACCCCGAGCACGCTGCCCCCGGATCCCAGGTCACGAATCTGAAGCTGACGCCCGAGCTGGTGGCGAAGATCTTCACCGGGCAGATCAGCAACTGGCACACCGACCCCGAGATCAACGCGCTCAACCCGGGCCACGTGTTCCCGCCGCTGGTGCGCCCGCTCGTCCGCGGAGACCACTCGGTCGCGAACCTCGAGTTCACGTCGTGGCTGAGTGCGGAGGGCGGAGCCGGCCTTCCATCCGACTGGCCCGGCGCCGGCACGGACTACCCCCTCAACTACGTCACCCAGAACGCGGGCATCGTCGGGGGCGACGCGCTGGCCGATGCGATCGCCGACCCGGTCACCGTGCAGAACAACAACGACTACTTCAGCGACGGCTACATCGGCTTCGTCGACTCCAGCGAGGCGGCGTACTACGGGCTTCCCGTCGCTCGCATCCAGAACGCCGCCGGGAAGTTCGTCAAGGCCACGCCGGCCGCCATCACCGCCGCCCTCCACCACGCAGCCAAGGGCTCGGACGGGCTGCTCGAGCCGGACTACGCGACGAAGGATCCCAAGGCGTACCCGATGCCGTTCGTCTCGTACCTGACCGCACCCACGTCGGGCATCTCGGACGCGACCGGGACGACGCTGCGCGGCTTCCTGCACTACGCAGTCACGGCGGGCCGCACCCGCATTCCGGGAGGCTACCTGCCGCTGCCGAAGTCGCTCGTCGCCGCCACCGAGGGGATCGTCGACCAGATCCCCGGCACGACGCCGGTGGTCGGCGGCGGTGGCGGCACCGGGCCCGGCGGCGGTACCGATGGCGGCGGCGCCCCCTACACCGGCGGCATCACACCACCTGACCTCGGCACGGCGCCGCCGCCCGACCCGGGCGACGCGCCGGGCGGCGGGAAGGGCGCCGGCGGATCGTCGAACGGAACAGCGACGGGGCTTCCGTCGGCCACGCTGGCAGCATCGGCCGGGCGGCTCGTGCTCCCGTCGCTGATCGCGATCGGCGGGCTCGGCCTGATCGGCGGCCTGATGCTGCTCGGCGCCTCCGGCACCGGCGGCGGTGGGCTCGCCGGCACCGTGCGGCACGCGGCCGGCTTCTGGAGGTGGGCGCGATGA
- a CDS encoding phosphate ABC transporter ATP-binding protein, which translates to MSAPTETIELPGAAVAAAPALETGDIRADTVSAWFGGHKVLERVSLRMPARTVTALIGPSGCGKSTFLRILNRMHELVPGASLGGAVLLDGEDIYAPGRRPIEVRRRVGMVFQKPNPFPAMSIYQNVVSGLSLSGKRVRRDDALVEECLTRAGLWNEVKNRLGHPGGALSGGQQQRLCIARALAVRPEVLLMDEPCSALDPTSTRRIEETILDLSPHVTIVIVTHNMQQAQRVSSDCAFFLAGENEPGRIVEIGTTERMFGAPTDPRTADYVQGRFG; encoded by the coding sequence ATGAGCGCACCGACCGAGACGATCGAGCTGCCCGGCGCCGCCGTTGCGGCCGCACCGGCGCTGGAGACCGGTGACATACGCGCCGACACGGTCAGCGCCTGGTTCGGCGGCCACAAGGTGCTCGAGCGCGTGTCACTGCGCATGCCCGCCCGCACCGTGACGGCGCTGATCGGCCCCTCCGGCTGTGGCAAGTCGACCTTCCTGCGCATCCTCAACCGGATGCACGAGCTCGTCCCCGGGGCGTCCCTCGGCGGCGCCGTGCTGCTCGACGGCGAGGACATCTACGCGCCCGGCCGCCGTCCGATCGAGGTGCGCCGCCGCGTCGGCATGGTGTTCCAGAAGCCCAACCCCTTCCCCGCGATGAGCATCTACCAGAACGTCGTCTCCGGCCTCAGCCTGAGCGGCAAGCGGGTGCGCCGCGACGACGCGCTGGTCGAGGAGTGCCTGACCCGAGCGGGCCTCTGGAACGAGGTCAAGAACCGGCTCGGCCACCCCGGCGGTGCGCTGTCCGGCGGCCAGCAGCAGCGGTTGTGCATCGCGCGGGCGCTCGCGGTGCGCCCGGAGGTGCTGCTGATGGACGAGCCCTGCTCGGCGCTCGACCCGACGTCGACCCGGCGGATCGAGGAGACGATCCTGGATCTCTCGCCGCACGTGACGATCGTCATCGTCACCCACAACATGCAGCAGGCCCAGCGGGTCAGCTCCGATTGCGCCTTCTTCCTCGCCGGCGAGAACGAGCCCGGCCGGATCGTCGAGATCGGCACCACCGAGCGGATGTTCGGCGCTCCGACCGACCCGCGCACGGCGGACTACGTGCAGGGGCGGTTCGGGTGA